The following coding sequences are from one Coffea arabica cultivar ET-39 chromosome 11e, Coffea Arabica ET-39 HiFi, whole genome shotgun sequence window:
- the LOC140021185 gene encoding uncharacterized protein: MPPTKSGRGAGGGRFSSTSRGSAPRGSAQRGGQSGRGQGRGFPQGGQISTPRVTCGYCGKPNHTKNECWRKARKCLRYGGVDHQIVNCPLISDTQSTARSNPKPTTAGGARSRVPARVYSLDQPTVPEPTKVIEGTIPVFHWLARILIDPGATHSFVNPAFMFGIDLKVERLPYDLEVRTPTDNQILLANEMYRNCDIWVGMDWLAHYHARVDCRMKVVEFCIPGEATLKLDVRGMIASSALISGIRARKLLSRGARGYLAFLINTPGEKIKLEDMPVISEYPDVFPEELESLPPEREIEFKVDLVPGTTPISKTPYRMAPADLKELKVQLQDLLERGFIHESESPWEAPVLFVKKKDGSLRLCIDYRGLNANYPTHDLELAAVVFALKKWRHYLYGVTFEVYTDHKSLKYLFSQKELNLKQRRWVEFLEDYDCTINYHPGKANVVADALSRKAQLASSMVREWSLLEEVCEWRSRLEPKKVIFGNIEVKSALMERIKEGQVKDPIV, from the exons ATGCCACCTACTAAATCCGGTCGTGGGGCTGGAGGTGGACGGTTTTCGAGCACATCTAGGGGAAGTGCTCCAAGAGGAAGTGCCCAGAGGGGAGGCCAAAGTGGTAGGGGCCAAGGTAGAGGTTTTCCCCAGGGAGGCCAAATCTCCACTCCCCGGGTAACGTGTGGGTATTGTGGGAAACCGAACCACACTAAAAATGAGTGCTGGAGAAAGGCTCGAAAGTGCCTGAGGTACGGAGGTGTGGATCACCAGATAGTCAACTGTCCGCTGATCAGTGACACCCAGTCGACTGCCAGGTCAAATCCAAAACCGACCACCGCTGGAGGGGCCAGGTCGAGGGTACCGGCCAGAGTATATTCGCTGGATCAACCAACCGTGCCTGAACCAACGAAGGTGATAGAAGGCACAATCCCTGTTTTTCACTGGTTAGCCAGAATTTTGATCGACCCTGGTGCTACTCACTCTTTTGTTAATCCTGCATTTATGTTTGGAAttgacttgaaagttgaaaGGTTACCTTATGATTTAGAGGTAAGAACACCTACGGATAATCAAATTTTACTTGCGAATGAGATGTATAGGAATTGTGACATTTGGGTTG gtatggattggctagctcatTATCATGCTCGAGTAGACTGTAGGATGAAAgtggttgaattttgtataccgGGGGAGGCAACTCTAAAGTTAGACGTGAGGGGTATGATAGCCTCTTCTGCGCTTATTTCGGGAataagggctaggaaattgcttagtcgTGGGGCACGCGGCTACTTAGCTTTCCTGATTAACACTCCGGGAGAAAAGATTAAGTTAGAAGACATGCCAGTAATCAGTGAATATCCGGACGTATTTCCGGAGGAGTTGGAGTCTCTGCCACCTGAAagggagattgaatttaaagttGACCTAGTACCCGGAACTACTCCTATTTCGAAAACCCCTTATCGTATGGCACCTGCTGACCTTAAGGAGTTAAAGGTGCAATTGCAAGACTTGCTAGAACGGGGGTTCATACATGAGAGCGAGTCGCCGTGGGAAGCTCCAgtgttatttgttaaaaagaaggacggaAGTTTAAGGTTATGCATTGACTATCGAGGGCTGAATGCA aattatccgacccatgacttggagcttgCAGCTGTAGTGTTCGCTTTGAAAAAATGGCGACATTATCTCTATGGTGTAACTTTCGAGGTTTATACGGatcataagagtcttaagtatctgttttctcagaaggagttaAATCTAAAACAACGTCGGTGGGTAGAGTTCTTAGAGGATTATGACtgtacaattaactaccatcctgGAAAAGCCaacgttgtagcagatgctttaagccgaaaggctcaactagcaagttcTATGGTGAGAGAGTGGAGCCTGTTAGAAGAGGTATGTGAGTGGAGATCTCGTTTGGAACCAaagaaggtgatttttggaaatattgaggtGAAGTCGGCATTGATGGAACGGATCAAAGAGGGCCAAGTGAAGGATCCAATAGTGTAA